CCTCGTGTCACGAGTTCAAGTCTCGTTCCTGGCATGACCCAAAAGCCTCTCCCAGAGAGGCTTTCCAGCTTTTCCAAATCAGGCTTTCTTGTCCAGACTAATTTAAATGACTAAAATCTGACTAAAATCTATCAAAAATTAGATAGATTTATCAGGTTTGATTATCAAGCAAAAGGCGTTAAAATTCTTTCCTCTCAGAAGACTCTCGCCATCTAACCCAGTGGTGAAATTCATTAAAAATTTGCCACTCCTTTGACCTCATAAAGGCATAAAATCCCCTATCAGACTTTGCGACCATCGCCTTTATCCGTTTAGTTTCTATAAACTCTTGGATGTAGGTTCCGGTACTAGGAAGGGTGCCGCAGTCAATAGCCCTGGCATATCTGATAACTCGTTTAGCCAAAATTCTAGGGACACGGATTGGAACCGTTGTTCCGCTATTCCATTTGTTGTGAATATCCTCAAATTCCATAATTACCCCGGAAAATTAAATAAATACGCTACAGAAAATTATTCCATAGCGCGAGTTCGGGGTAATTCAAGGGTCAATGACTGACCACATCAGTTTTAACTCAACAAAATTATGGATAGCAAAACTGCTTTGGCAAAGGTCGCAAACTATCTGAAACAGCTTCGATTTGAAATCGGGACTGTCACCAGTTCAAAAGCGATCGCCGATATTTGTAATAATTGAGGAATAGTTTTAAACAAACGAATGATTGTAATTTTTGGAGTAACAAAGGGTCGAAATCGGGTCTACTGGACTGGGAAAAGATGGAGCGAACAAATAGAAAAAGCAAGATTATATAAATCAACATTCTCAGCAAAAAGGTTTTTAAAAAAGCCTTTACCAGAGGGAATAGTGGGTAAGGGGATTAAAATAATAAGACCATGAAAAATCAAAAGTCTTTGTATATAAGAATTTCCGCAGAGAGCGACAAAAGACTAAGGGAGTTCGCCAGCAATCATCAGCTAACATTGTCTGGATTGATTGAAAATATGATTGACGGACTACCAGATTCTAGTTTCGCGGGTTGTTTTTCTGGGGACAAGAATTTTAGATTTCCCCTAAAAAGGATTAATCATTAATGTCAGTGACCGAACAAAAAAGCGATCGCCCTTTGCTTAATCTACTTCTCCGATATCAGGCATTTCTACTGTTATCCCTGCCATCGAGTGTGTGCAGTCATTCAAAAATTCTAATTTGCCATTTTTTACAAAAAGATGGCAAATTTCAACTCTTCCATCTGTATACTCAATCCGTTGAATCAGGCTAGGTGAAAATGTTGGAGCGGTTAAATCACCGTTAAAACTCCAACTTGCGCCATTGGGGCTTTTGTGTGGCTGAATGAATACCGCATGAGGATTGTTGCATCCGGGACAGTGAAAAACATAACCCTGTATCTTCCCGTCATTATTAGTAAAAGATTCTAGTTTCATTTCATAAATCTCCTAACAAAAAAGCGATTGCCCCAATTGCTAATCATCAATAACCACATCATTTCTCTCTACGGTAAAGTAGGTGATTCTCTCCAGCATCTCCCTACCTTCTGATTTTAAAATGCGTACCTCGCTTTTAAAGAGAAGTAGTCCAAGGGATTGTAATTCTCTTTCCATGACGGGGTGATCTCCGAGTATGGCGATCGCCATCAGATGAGGTTCAGTTTCTGGATAATTGAAATGTAGCCAGTGTCGAGTAAAAACTCGGTTGGATAGTTTGACGACAATTCGGAGAAATTCTTGTAAGGGCATTTAATCATCAATCGTGATAACGACATCGGTCTGTTTTCCTAATACTTGCCTCTGCATCAAGGATTGGGCAGCCAGGTAACTATCGAAATTATTCGCCACGATGAAACCGGCTTCAATACAAGAGTCTGCGAATTCTTCTAAAAATTGCTCTAAAAATGCTCGTTGCCTAGCGTCGGGGATAGCTTCCACCCTTTTCTCAATCACGTCTTGCTGAATTGTAAAAGCGGGGCGGTTAGATTCTCCCCATCGGTTAAAGTTCTCCTCACCCAAAATCCTTTTCATGAATTTAGAGAAAGGATTATCAGGATTAGCCTTCAAAAATCTACGGGCTGACTTAAATCGATTGGACAATTCGGCATTTATCAGGGTTTGAATCGCCGAAGCACTAATCAAAGCAATTGATTGATAAATCTCTTCTCTAGCTTCCTCATCCAGTTCTGCCATAGCAGCTGATGCCATGCCGGGATTAAAGGCAAAGGCAAGGGTTCCTGGTAGCGCGCCGCAAACTAAATATCCAGTGGCTTTCCCCACAACACCACCGAGCAATCCATAGAAAGAATTCAACCGTTGCTGTATCTGTTTGTCCAATTCCTCATCAGAGATATTCAGATTAAAGTTCAAGGCAAAGGACACCGTAGAGACAATTACCGAGTTGAGCGCGGTAAAGGTTCCCACAGCCAAGCCACCCAAAACGCTTCCCGCGACCAGTGCCCCCACAGTCCCCAAACCAGCGATAAAGCTGATACCCGCAGCAACCGCAGCGCCCCCGGTGACAATAGCAGCTGTAGCCGCGATCGCCATGTAGGCGTATCCTTCAATTTTGCGGGCTTGGGCACGGGCTTGAGAGATAACTTTAACTTTGCGGACTTTAAAAGTTGAGTCCTTAAATGGGTTTTTCGGGTCATACTTAGGCGCGGACGGTGTTCCCACCAAAAACTCACCATCATCGGTGATATAGCCGATGTCTGGCTGTATCAATATATCTACGGTTGTTTCGTATTGGGGTGGGGTGAGGTAGTCTTCCACGGCTTCGCGGATACGAGAGCCTATCCACACACCCCCGGCAGCTGCGGCTCCCACCAATGGCGCGGCTAAAACTAAAGGTAAGGGCATTATTTTTTCCTTTGTTGTGGAATGGTTCTACGTCTAATTTTTATCCTTCTATCCTTGGGTTTGACCTTGGGTGTGACTTTCCCGGTCAAGATATCAACATCAAAATTCAAATCCGTGTCATCGTCCGGTAGCCCATTTACAGTTTTTTCTATCCGGTCAGTCCAGTTATCAAAATCTCTAAAACTGTTGCTGATTTTTTCTGATTGTTTGCGGGATACTGGAGTATTTCTAGCTGCATTTCGTTGAGCTTGAATCTTGGCTCCAAGCTTGCCTTCCATGGGTTTTTTACCCGCTAAAACCTCACTAACGTTAATGTGCCCATTAACTTTATTTCTGACAGCTTGCACAACTTTCTCATCATAGGTTACAGCTTTCTTTTCTGTTTCTGCCATCACTTCCCATCCGTTCTCTGATAAAGGACTGCTCTCAACATACTAATAACTTGCAGTGCGTCTAGTAATTGGTCATGAAGGGAATTCTTCCCCGTCCAATCTTCGTAGGTAAACTTTCCACTACCGGGCTGTAATAGGTTTTTTAATGATTCGGAATCACTTGTAGGTACGGGTAAACCAAATTCGTCTAGCTCTTTTTTCGGAAGATTTAAAAGTAACGGGACTTCAACACTTTTAGTATCAGTGGGGTAGTCCAAGTAGTCTTGGATATCCGTCACTGTCTGCAAGGTTTTTGCTAGTAGGACTTTGATATTTTCTATCTCTAAAGTGCTTCTAAATTGCAAGTCAGTATTAACATTCCCTTGCTTACATCTCTGCGTTAACAAAATAATTAATTCTCTCAAAGATGTTGCTACATCTGGCAACACAACCATCTCTCTTTTAGGTTTTCCTTTGTCGTCAAGCTCTCCTGTTTCAAATTCGATAGCTTGGTGAAAAGTGCCAATTAATGCTTGCTCTTGTTCTGCTT
The Calothrix sp. 336/3 DNA segment above includes these coding regions:
- a CDS encoding DUF6527 family protein — translated: MKLESFTNNDGKIQGYVFHCPGCNNPHAVFIQPHKSPNGASWSFNGDLTAPTFSPSLIQRIEYTDGRVEICHLFVKNGKLEFLNDCTHSMAGITVEMPDIGEVD